From a single Candidatus Hydrogenedentota bacterium genomic region:
- a CDS encoding haloacid dehalogenase-like hydrolase, translating to MSDKGLFLQNIIAIIWDFDKTLTPQYMQAPLFRAYGVNEKQFWKEVNRLPAFYQRAGVHLHPDTCYLGHLLTYVKEGIMPDLTNARLRELGAEIEFFPGIPQLFGELKDILLAPEYQEGDLRLEHYVVSTGIAEMIRGSRIADYLSGIWASEFIEAPARPGEDLDGMPGSGPISQIAGFLDNTTKTRAIFEINKGVHKLKGVSVNDLIPEEDRRVPMKNMIYVADGPSDIPSFSVVRKHGGLAYAVFQQESESQFAQVVDLLHADRVDAYGPADYTSHSQTAMWLRLQVRKIANRMLAEREKALHSRRGGSPVHLGEE from the coding sequence ATGAGCGACAAGGGCCTCTTTCTTCAGAACATCATTGCGATTATCTGGGACTTCGACAAGACCCTGACCCCGCAGTACATGCAGGCGCCGCTTTTTCGTGCGTACGGCGTGAACGAGAAGCAGTTCTGGAAAGAGGTGAACCGGCTCCCCGCCTTCTACCAGCGCGCCGGGGTGCACCTGCATCCCGACACCTGTTATCTTGGCCATCTCCTCACGTATGTGAAGGAGGGCATCATGCCCGATCTCACCAACGCGCGCCTGCGCGAACTCGGGGCTGAAATCGAGTTCTTCCCCGGGATCCCGCAGCTCTTCGGGGAGCTGAAGGATATTTTGCTCGCGCCGGAGTACCAGGAGGGCGACTTGCGGCTCGAGCACTACGTGGTGAGCACGGGGATCGCGGAAATGATCCGCGGTTCCCGCATTGCCGATTACCTGAGCGGCATCTGGGCCTCGGAATTCATCGAAGCGCCCGCGCGGCCCGGCGAAGACCTGGACGGAATGCCCGGATCCGGGCCGATTTCACAGATCGCCGGCTTTCTGGATAACACGACGAAGACCCGCGCCATCTTCGAAATCAACAAGGGGGTGCACAAGCTCAAGGGCGTGTCGGTGAATGACCTCATTCCCGAGGAAGACCGGCGCGTGCCCATGAAGAACATGATCTACGTGGCGGATGGCCCGAGCGATATCCCGAGTTTTTCCGTGGTGCGCAAGCACGGCGGCCTCGCGTATGCGGTTTTCCAGCAGGAATCGGAATCCCAGTTTGCCCAGGTCGTGGATCTGCTTCACGCGGACCGCGTAGACGCCTACGGCCCCGCCGACTACACCAGCCACAGCCAAACCGCCATGTGGCTCCGGCTCCAGGTGCGCAAGATCGCCAACCGCATGTTGGCCGAGCGGGAAAAGGCGCTGCACAGCCGCCGGGGCGGCAGCCCGGTTCACCTGGGCGAGGAATAG
- the amrS gene encoding AmmeMemoRadiSam system radical SAM enzyme, which yields MLGLKELLENHTSTAPPALAIPEKDGAIRCVACGHRCLIRPGRAGVCKVRFNQGGALHVPWGYVAGLQVDPIEKKPFYHAFPGRDALSFGMLGCDLHCAYCQNWVTSQALRDEAAVAMPRFVTPKQLVARAVQEEAPVIVSTYNEPLITADWAAAVFEEAHKAEIVCGFVSNGNATPEVIEFLQPWVSLYKVDLKSFQDRSYRQLGCKLQTVLDTIGRLHTLGFWVEIVTLVIPEFNDTDEELGDIARFLAGISPDIPWHITAFHPDYKMNDTGRTPAETLKRAWEIGREAGLNFVYPGNLPGQFGDREHTACPGCGEILIRRHGFYVVQNRMAGRNCPRCQRDIPGVWEGNPPLESTGTGAPRALHI from the coding sequence ATGCTCGGATTGAAGGAATTGCTCGAAAACCACACGAGCACGGCCCCGCCCGCGCTCGCGATCCCCGAAAAGGACGGCGCCATACGCTGCGTCGCCTGCGGCCACCGCTGCCTCATCCGCCCCGGACGCGCCGGCGTCTGCAAGGTCCGCTTCAACCAGGGCGGCGCCCTCCACGTCCCCTGGGGCTACGTCGCCGGACTCCAGGTCGACCCCATCGAGAAAAAGCCCTTCTACCACGCCTTCCCGGGGCGCGACGCCCTCTCCTTCGGCATGCTCGGCTGCGACCTCCACTGCGCCTACTGCCAGAACTGGGTCACCAGCCAGGCCCTCCGCGACGAGGCCGCCGTGGCCATGCCCCGCTTCGTCACCCCCAAGCAACTCGTCGCGCGCGCCGTCCAGGAAGAGGCGCCGGTCATCGTCAGCACCTACAACGAACCCCTCATCACCGCCGACTGGGCGGCCGCCGTATTCGAGGAGGCGCACAAGGCCGAAATCGTCTGCGGCTTCGTCAGCAACGGCAACGCCACCCCCGAAGTCATCGAATTCCTCCAGCCCTGGGTCTCCCTCTACAAAGTCGACCTCAAGAGCTTCCAGGACCGCTCCTACCGCCAGCTCGGCTGCAAGCTCCAGACCGTCCTCGACACCATCGGACGCCTCCACACCCTCGGCTTCTGGGTCGAAATTGTCACCCTCGTTATCCCCGAATTCAACGACACCGACGAAGAGCTCGGCGACATCGCCCGTTTCCTCGCCGGCATCTCCCCCGACATCCCCTGGCACATCACCGCCTTCCACCCCGACTACAAGATGAACGACACCGGGCGCACCCCCGCCGAAACCCTCAAACGCGCCTGGGAAATCGGGCGCGAAGCCGGACTCAACTTCGTTTACCCCGGCAACCTCCCCGGCCAGTTCGGCGATCGCGAACACACCGCCTGCCCCGGCTGCGGCGAAATCCTCATCCGCCGCCACGGCTTCTACGTCGTCCAGAACCGCATGGCCGGACGCAACTGCCCCCGCTGCCAGCGCGATATCCCCGGCGTCTGGGAAGGCAACCCGCCCCTCGAAAGCACCGGAACCGGCGCCCCCCGCGCCCTGCACATCTGA
- a CDS encoding transcriptional repressor produces MDAVSVEDRIRTAGLRVTGPRVQVFKLLETLGGHHSADDLVQRLAVQGAGLSRASVFNVLNDLTKCGLIMLCDAGPGRAYYEVYDRWHHHFVCRQCGEIYDVPCAVNAKPCLEASLPGPGFAVDEAQVIFRGLCPICNPAPEPGLVMA; encoded by the coding sequence ATAGACGCCGTGTCCGTGGAAGACCGGATCCGGACGGCCGGACTCCGGGTCACGGGCCCGCGCGTTCAGGTGTTCAAGCTGCTTGAAACCCTGGGCGGCCACCACAGCGCCGACGATCTGGTGCAGCGGCTGGCCGTCCAGGGGGCGGGGCTTTCCCGGGCGTCGGTGTTCAACGTGTTGAACGACCTGACCAAGTGCGGGCTGATCATGCTGTGCGACGCGGGGCCGGGCCGGGCCTACTACGAAGTCTATGACCGGTGGCACCACCACTTTGTCTGCCGGCAGTGCGGCGAGATCTACGATGTGCCGTGCGCGGTGAATGCCAAGCCCTGTCTCGAGGCGTCCCTTCCCGGGCCGGGCTTTGCGGTGGACGAGGCCCAGGTGATCTTTCGCGGGCTCTGCCCGATCTGCAATCCGGCGCCCGAGCCGGGACTTGTAATGGCCTGA
- a CDS encoding DUF1559 domain-containing protein encodes MKRKGFTLIELLVVIAIIGILAAILLPALARAREAARRASCQNNLKQLGLVFKMYANESTGEKFPRIAQAQGKPGYNCNVTPGVPNAQLPFTGRGRTAYFAQPDHIFPEYLTDANVIVCPSEPDPGLVNNPTTGEPWLHIPCNSFSLSNYGGQAAGWAAADESYYYMGWLLDQADAENVPGAVLVAFGSAPPPAGTMISGQILGAFAYIAGVHATIPTGSANEVNYNLQAAKFDSDINLCGTEVNAIAGALGVSLCNQNFGSGGSGNTILRLREGVERFLITDINNPGASAQAQSQIPMVSDLMGTVPELYNHIPGGSNILYMDGHVAFEKYPGKDFTSPAMAWVVGAAG; translated from the coding sequence ATGAAACGCAAAGGCTTTACTTTGATCGAGTTGCTGGTGGTCATCGCGATCATCGGCATTCTCGCCGCGATTCTGCTTCCCGCGCTGGCGCGCGCCCGCGAGGCCGCGCGGCGCGCGAGCTGCCAGAATAACCTGAAGCAGTTGGGGTTGGTATTCAAGATGTACGCCAACGAGTCTACGGGCGAAAAGTTTCCGCGTATCGCCCAGGCTCAGGGCAAACCGGGCTACAACTGCAACGTGACCCCGGGCGTGCCGAACGCGCAGTTGCCCTTCACCGGTCGAGGCCGTACGGCGTACTTCGCGCAGCCCGATCACATTTTTCCCGAGTACCTGACCGATGCGAACGTCATTGTTTGCCCGTCGGAACCGGATCCCGGCCTGGTGAATAACCCGACCACGGGCGAACCCTGGCTGCACATCCCGTGCAACTCGTTCAGCCTGTCCAATTATGGCGGCCAGGCGGCCGGCTGGGCAGCGGCGGACGAGAGCTATTACTACATGGGCTGGCTGCTCGATCAAGCGGACGCCGAAAACGTACCCGGCGCCGTGCTGGTGGCCTTCGGCAGCGCGCCGCCTCCCGCGGGCACCATGATCTCCGGCCAGATTCTGGGTGCGTTCGCATACATCGCAGGCGTTCATGCGACGATTCCGACCGGCTCCGCCAACGAAGTCAATTACAATCTCCAGGCGGCGAAATTTGATTCGGACATCAACCTCTGCGGTACGGAAGTGAACGCTATAGCGGGCGCGCTGGGCGTTTCACTGTGCAACCAGAACTTCGGCAGCGGCGGTTCGGGCAACACCATCCTGCGCCTCCGTGAAGGCGTCGAGCGCTTCCTGATCACGGACATCAACAATCCGGGCGCGTCCGCGCAGGCCCAGAGCCAGATTCCGATGGTGAGCGACCTCATGGGTACGGTGCCGGAACTGTACAACCACATTCCCGGCGGCTCCAACATCCTCTACATGGATGGCCACGTGGCGTTCGAAAAGTATCCCGGTAAGGACTTCACTTCCCCCGCGATGGCGTGGGTGGTTGGCGCGGCCGGCTGA
- a CDS encoding DNA starvation/stationary phase protection protein has translation MKLHSQTLPEDIARQVAAPLQETVVDYISLASVARQAHWAVVGREFRSFHGYMDELGAELATLIDETAERMLAVGELPRGQVQYVAEHTGVEPLPADFIQKGDLVTALSERIVAVVKRIRARIEVAEKLDPVSADLLIGAAAGLEKTLWMLQAENK, from the coding sequence ATGAAACTGCATTCTCAAACCCTTCCCGAAGATATCGCCCGGCAGGTGGCCGCACCCCTTCAAGAGACCGTGGTAGACTATATCAGTCTGGCGTCCGTGGCGCGGCAGGCCCACTGGGCCGTGGTCGGCCGCGAGTTCCGATCCTTCCACGGATACATGGACGAACTGGGCGCCGAACTGGCCACCTTGATCGACGAGACGGCCGAGCGCATGCTTGCGGTGGGCGAATTGCCGCGCGGTCAGGTACAGTATGTGGCCGAGCACACGGGTGTGGAGCCCTTGCCGGCGGACTTCATCCAGAAGGGCGATCTGGTGACGGCGCTGAGCGAGCGGATAGTCGCGGTGGTCAAGCGTATCCGCGCTCGGATAGAGGTAGCCGAAAAGCTCGACCCGGTCAGCGCCGATCTGTTGATTGGCGCGGCGGCGGGTCTGGAGAAAACGTTGTGGATGTTGCAGGCGGAAAACAAATAG
- a CDS encoding secondary thiamine-phosphate synthase enzyme YjbQ, translating to MTHQDDIALETRREGEMHDITAEVARIVRASGIQTGTAHVFNVGSTAAIGTIEFEPGLAHDLPHELGRLFPPGTHYGHEKAWHDGNGHSHLQATLLGPDLTVPVRGGALVLGTWQQIFHLECDIKPRRRTVVVTVTGD from the coding sequence ATGACGCACCAGGACGATATCGCGCTGGAAACGCGGCGCGAGGGAGAAATGCACGACATCACGGCGGAGGTCGCGCGGATCGTGCGGGCTTCGGGCATCCAGACGGGCACGGCGCACGTGTTTAATGTGGGCAGCACGGCGGCCATCGGGACCATCGAGTTTGAGCCGGGGCTGGCGCACGACCTGCCGCACGAACTGGGGCGCCTGTTTCCCCCGGGAACGCATTACGGGCACGAGAAGGCGTGGCATGATGGGAACGGTCATTCGCACTTGCAGGCGACGTTGCTGGGCCCGGATCTGACGGTTCCGGTGCGCGGAGGAGCGCTGGTGCTGGGGACGTGGCAGCAGATCTTTCACCTGGAGTGCGATATCAAGCCGCGGCGGCGGACCGTGGTGGTTACGGTGACGGGGGATTGA
- a CDS encoding carboxypeptidase regulatory-like domain-containing protein, giving the protein MNTKCSWKLPLIAVAFLAAVFLLYYAGRGREPEPTISSTDTRATVTRAEGAPTSQVSETPRIDERNTPSPTVEDPGAIHGVVYRPDGSLAVGARVQAVFVPRNWPPEAPRGEPPAAVAGDSGVFTLESLPLGWHLLQANLGGEAAQETVLLEPGSPVANRAIVLHASGPIAGVVLDPAGTPVADAILSPLLHGGKRISPHLVRGASVRSDPDGRFEFSYVSPGTWDIEAVAEGYAPKRIAEVASGTPDLEIRLEPGLAIAGAVTLDGEPVEGARLLLKGDETPSPEIAANSRADGRFIFGAVGPGDYLLSARKDGNVMSAAPLQLTLSNRPIEDLAIELTPGGIVRGRVLDQESGAGIPGVEVTAMPEAGRSFRIVSSPSAENGAYEITGLSAGNYSLNPGRVAGFPNIGGSRNFPTAGVEPGMIREGIDIFLLRGITVSGRVLDAAGEPVAGADVRGRAQGWQDMGTSGPDGAYTLANIQPGQEITIQATAAGAASSVYGPLFVPPEGLDGIDLALDVPRDGLIAGMVVDSRNRPVVARMAAITSEKGHFAVPNATHTGPDGRFVFPNMPPGAYELTATPGHGEQQTLMALTLKPGQQVRDLRLIYKGGDLLEISGTTVDQDGAPVIGASVTLMKELGERQYLMQSGTRSGPGGAFRFAGLSEGNYRLTASLQGHPTNPGELVSAGDSGVVLVVSGMARLRGVVLRPDGQPVTAFEAAAVGRGAIPGAYGAMNAAWKSFANEHGAFELTVEAGSHDIVARAQGYAVGRAHPPAARPGGLQDDIVITLTPREAVQGRVIGPGGAGVGGAFVFHGPLPRNAMVMASHAPATSGPDGAFSLHAPEPGKPLHLSAIHPVEGVGEILLANTDAPFEIQLVSAAELHVAVTQDGQPVSRAMVTLTFDSGPETIFTNDEGVARRPNAPPGPVHIQAHNADRSASSTETEAELISGHETRVELALD; this is encoded by the coding sequence ATGAATACCAAGTGCTCTTGGAAACTGCCTTTGATTGCCGTGGCGTTCCTGGCCGCCGTATTCCTTCTTTATTACGCCGGGCGTGGTCGCGAACCCGAGCCGACGATTTCATCCACGGACACACGCGCAACCGTAACGCGGGCCGAAGGCGCTCCCACAAGCCAGGTTTCCGAGACGCCGCGGATCGATGAACGGAATACACCCAGCCCAACGGTTGAAGACCCCGGCGCGATCCACGGCGTCGTATATCGCCCGGACGGTTCCCTGGCCGTTGGGGCGCGGGTTCAAGCGGTGTTCGTGCCGCGAAACTGGCCGCCGGAGGCGCCCCGTGGAGAGCCGCCTGCCGCCGTGGCCGGCGACTCCGGGGTGTTCACCCTCGAATCGCTGCCGCTGGGGTGGCATCTGTTGCAGGCCAACCTCGGCGGCGAAGCGGCGCAGGAGACTGTCCTGCTGGAACCCGGATCGCCCGTCGCGAACCGCGCGATTGTGTTGCATGCGTCCGGACCCATCGCGGGCGTGGTGCTGGATCCGGCGGGAACCCCCGTCGCGGATGCAATCCTGTCGCCGCTGCTGCACGGCGGCAAGCGCATCTCCCCGCACCTCGTGCGCGGCGCTTCGGTACGCAGCGATCCGGATGGCCGCTTCGAGTTTTCCTATGTCAGCCCCGGAACCTGGGATATCGAGGCGGTCGCGGAGGGCTATGCGCCAAAGCGGATCGCGGAGGTCGCGTCCGGCACGCCGGATCTGGAAATCCGGCTCGAACCCGGGCTGGCCATTGCCGGCGCCGTCACGCTGGATGGAGAACCCGTGGAAGGCGCGCGGCTCCTTCTCAAGGGGGACGAGACGCCGTCGCCGGAGATCGCGGCCAACAGCCGCGCGGATGGGCGATTCATCTTCGGCGCCGTGGGGCCGGGCGACTACCTGTTGAGCGCGCGGAAAGACGGCAACGTAATGTCCGCCGCCCCGCTTCAGCTGACCTTGTCAAACCGTCCGATCGAAGATCTCGCTATCGAATTGACGCCCGGCGGCATAGTCCGTGGCCGCGTCTTGGACCAGGAAAGCGGGGCGGGTATCCCGGGCGTGGAAGTCACCGCGATGCCCGAGGCGGGCCGCAGCTTTCGTATCGTCTCCAGCCCGAGCGCTGAAAACGGCGCCTATGAAATCACCGGCCTGTCCGCCGGGAACTACAGCCTGAACCCGGGCCGCGTGGCCGGCTTTCCCAATATTGGCGGATCGAGAAACTTCCCCACCGCCGGCGTGGAGCCCGGCATGATCCGCGAAGGCATCGACATTTTTCTCCTGCGCGGTATCACGGTAAGCGGGCGCGTCCTCGACGCCGCCGGCGAGCCGGTGGCCGGCGCGGATGTGCGCGGCAGGGCCCAAGGCTGGCAGGACATGGGCACGAGCGGGCCAGATGGCGCGTATACGCTGGCAAACATTCAGCCGGGGCAGGAAATTACCATCCAGGCGACCGCGGCGGGCGCGGCAAGCAGCGTCTATGGCCCGCTGTTCGTTCCGCCGGAGGGGCTTGACGGGATCGACCTGGCGCTGGATGTGCCGCGGGACGGCCTTATCGCAGGCATGGTCGTGGACAGCCGCAATCGGCCCGTCGTCGCGCGGATGGCGGCCATAACGTCGGAAAAAGGGCACTTCGCCGTGCCCAACGCCACGCATACCGGCCCAGACGGGCGCTTCGTGTTTCCAAACATGCCCCCGGGCGCCTACGAATTGACCGCGACCCCGGGGCACGGCGAACAACAGACCCTGATGGCGCTCACCCTGAAGCCCGGCCAGCAAGTGAGGGATCTCCGCCTGATCTACAAAGGCGGTGACCTGCTGGAAATTTCCGGAACGACCGTCGACCAGGACGGCGCCCCTGTAATCGGAGCCTCCGTAACGCTGATGAAGGAATTGGGCGAACGCCAGTACCTGATGCAGTCCGGCACGCGATCGGGACCCGGCGGCGCATTCAGGTTTGCCGGCCTGTCGGAGGGAAACTACCGCCTCACGGCATCGCTCCAGGGCCACCCCACGAATCCTGGTGAACTGGTCTCCGCCGGCGACAGCGGCGTGGTGCTGGTGGTAAGCGGTATGGCCCGGTTGCGCGGGGTCGTCCTGCGCCCGGACGGACAGCCTGTAACCGCGTTCGAGGCCGCAGCCGTCGGGCGCGGCGCGATTCCAGGCGCCTACGGCGCCATGAACGCCGCCTGGAAGAGCTTCGCCAACGAGCACGGCGCTTTCGAACTCACCGTGGAAGCCGGCAGCCACGACATCGTCGCGCGCGCGCAGGGATACGCGGTGGGGCGCGCGCACCCGCCCGCTGCGCGGCCAGGCGGGCTGCAAGACGACATCGTCATCACGCTGACGCCCCGCGAAGCGGTTCAAGGCCGAGTAATCGGCCCAGGCGGCGCGGGCGTGGGCGGCGCCTTCGTCTTCCACGGGCCGCTGCCTCGAAACGCCATGGTTATGGCCAGCCACGCGCCCGCAACCTCCGGGCCGGACGGCGCCTTCTCCCTCCACGCCCCCGAACCCGGAAAGCCCCTGCACCTGAGCGCAATTCACCCGGTGGAAGGCGTGGGAGAGATTCTGCTCGCGAACACAGACGCGCCATTCGAAATCCAGTTGGTGTCCGCTGCGGAACTGCACGTCGCCGTCACACAGGATGGCCAGCCCGTGTCCCGCGCGATGGTGACGCTGACCTTCGACTCAGGGCCGGAAACAATCTTCACAAACGATGAGGGCGTGGCGCGCCGGCCAAATGCGCCGCCCGGACCCGTCCACATTCAGGCCCACAACGCGGATCGCTCGGCCAGCTCCACCGAAACCGAAGCGGAACTCATCTCCGGCCACGAGACCCGCGTGGAACTCGCACTCGACTGA